A genomic stretch from Mycobacterium paraterrae includes:
- a CDS encoding putative quinol monooxygenase — MPTFTVFGSVKFVPGSREQLLALLDAHRARSLEEPGTLQFEILVPRDQTNVLYMYEVYADEQAFAARVNGASLARITEETAGIITELIANSVTAIDMASLAAGPG; from the coding sequence ATGCCGACGTTCACCGTCTTCGGGTCCGTGAAGTTCGTCCCGGGCTCCCGCGAACAATTGCTCGCTCTGCTCGACGCCCATCGCGCCCGCAGCCTCGAGGAGCCAGGCACGTTGCAATTCGAGATCCTGGTGCCCCGTGATCAAACGAACGTGCTCTACATGTACGAGGTGTACGCCGACGAGCAAGCTTTTGCAGCCCGCGTGAACGGGGCGTCCCTTGCACGCATCACCGAGGAGACCGCCGGAATCATCACCGAACTCATCGCCAACAGCGTGACCGCCATCGACATGGCGAGCCTAGCGGCGGGACCGGGCTAG
- a CDS encoding NADPH:quinone reductase produces MSFHPGGPKSEYGAGRPALAGDVKAITYSRTGDSSVLQLTDRDIAEPGAGEVRVRVALSGVNPTDWKRRSGATSGHQLEFPELVPNQDGAGVVDAIGPDVAGLAVGDRVWVFMAQHQRPGGTAQEYVVLPTTNVVPLPDRAGFEVGASLGVPAMTAHRALTVAEDWPARLAPGSLDGATVLIAGGAGAVGHAAIQLARWAGAKVITTVSSPEKAALATAAGAHHVVNYKTEHAATAIRDIAHGGVDIIVEVAPAQNAELDAAVANNRASIAIYANNGGDSFTLDIRPNMMVNARYQFLILYTVGDEALRHAAEDITAAAADGALGVGEDAGLPLHFFDLENTAAAHDAVEAGVTGKVLIRVGE; encoded by the coding sequence ATGTCATTCCATCCGGGTGGCCCAAAGTCGGAATACGGTGCGGGCCGTCCAGCGTTGGCCGGTGACGTGAAAGCGATCACGTACTCCCGAACGGGCGACAGCTCCGTCCTGCAACTGACCGACCGCGACATCGCCGAACCGGGTGCCGGTGAGGTGCGGGTGCGCGTCGCGCTGTCCGGCGTCAACCCGACCGACTGGAAGCGCCGCAGCGGCGCGACGTCCGGTCACCAGCTCGAGTTCCCCGAGCTGGTGCCCAACCAGGACGGCGCCGGCGTGGTTGACGCGATCGGCCCGGACGTCGCGGGGCTCGCCGTGGGTGACCGGGTGTGGGTCTTTATGGCCCAGCACCAACGTCCCGGTGGCACCGCCCAGGAGTACGTGGTGCTGCCCACCACCAACGTCGTGCCACTGCCCGACCGCGCCGGCTTCGAGGTCGGCGCCAGCCTCGGTGTGCCTGCGATGACCGCCCACCGCGCGCTGACCGTCGCGGAGGACTGGCCGGCGCGGCTGGCCCCCGGCTCCCTCGACGGCGCCACGGTCCTGATCGCCGGCGGCGCCGGAGCCGTCGGCCACGCCGCCATCCAGCTCGCCCGCTGGGCGGGAGCAAAGGTGATCACCACGGTCAGCAGCCCGGAGAAAGCCGCGCTGGCGACCGCCGCCGGCGCGCACCACGTCGTCAACTACAAGACCGAGCACGCCGCGACGGCCATCCGGGACATCGCTCACGGCGGCGTCGACATCATCGTCGAGGTCGCGCCTGCGCAGAACGCCGAACTCGACGCCGCGGTCGCCAACAACCGGGCGTCGATCGCGATCTACGCCAACAACGGCGGCGACAGCTTCACACTCGACATCCGGCCCAACATGATGGTCAACGCGCGCTACCAGTTCTTGATCCTCTACACCGTCGGCGACGAAGCACTGCGCCACGCCGCCGAGGACATCACGGCTGCGGCCGCCGACGGCGCCCTGGGCGTGGGCGAGGACGCCGGCCTGCCGCTGCACTTCTTCGACCTGGAGAACACCGCGGCCGCGCACGACGCCGTCGAAGCCGGGGTAACGGGCAAAGTTCTCATCCGGGTCGGCGAATAA